The Pyxidicoccus xibeiensis genome includes the window GTCACCGACGACACGATGAAGTCGGGCCGCCTCCCCACGCCGATAGGGCTTCCCGCGCGGGTGTTGTTGCTCCGGTCGGACTCGAAGGCGCCATTCCGGGGATTCACGATGGCACCCAGGTGGTACGCCCCCTGGATGTTGACGGAGGCCCGCGCATTCACCGTTCGCGTCTTGCATTGCCCGGGGGCCAGCGACTCCGGAGGGAGCTCCGCCACCATGACGTCCGAGAGGGGCGTGAGAGGCACGGCCGGTGAGATGACCCTGTCCGCTGACAGGTACAGCTCCACGGGGGCGCTGCCCGGCTCCGTGCCCTGATTGCACACCGTCACCGTGGCGTCGAACCACTCGCTGTCGCGGACACTCGCGGGGCCCGTGACGGACGACACCACGAAGTCGGGCCCGGGGAGCGCGGCCGTCGCGAGCGCGCTCTGCTCGGTGTGGGGGATGTTGGAGGAGGTTTCGGGTTCACTACCGACAGGGCTCTCACCGCATGCGGCCAACGTCATCAATGCCGCGAGCCCCGTGACACAACCTGCGCCTGCACTTCTGGAGTTCATGCACGTCTCCTCGCGGGATCCTCCGGCCAAGGCCCCGTTCGAGTGTCGCTACTGACGTGCAGGTGCAGTTGATATTCAGGTGCAGATGAAAGATTCGACCTAGCGGGACTCGTGCCTGCGGACGGGCACGTGCTGGTCCAGGAAGCGGCCCACCCAGGCCTGGGCGAGCTGACGGCCGAAGCCGCCATCCCAGATGTCGAAGCCGTGCTCCGCATACGGCAGGGTGTGGAGCCCGTGAGGCACACCCGCCTGGGAGAGCCGCTCGGCCAGCACCCGCGAGGCCTGGAGCGGCACCACGCTGTCGGCCTCGCCGTGGAGCAGGAGCGTGGGCGGGGCTCCGGGGCCGACGTGGGTGAGCGGCGAGAGCAGCTCGTACAGCTCACGGTTGCCCTCCAGAGGCACGCCCGTGAAGCCCTCGAGCGTCTCACCGAAGCGCGAGGCATAGGAGACGAGGTCGCTGGGCGCGTAGAAGCTGATGAGCGCCTTCACCGACGTGTCGCCGGGAGCGCAGGAGGACGGCAGGCGAGGGTGGCCCGCCGCGTAGCCCACCAGCGTCGCGAGGTGCCCGCCCGCGGACTCGCCGAAGAGGACGAGCCGGTCCGGGTCGATGCCGAGGCTGGCGGCGTGGTCCTTGACCCAGCGGATGCCACACTGGACGTCTCCCGGCGCCTTCAGGCCGGTGGCAGGCGGGAAGAGCCGGTAGTCGAGGGCGATGAGCGCGTAGCCCCGGGCGTTGAGGAAGCCGGCCCAGGCACGCGCATAGCGGCGCTCTCCGCCGCGCCAGCCACCCCCATGGAGGTAGAGCACGGCGGGGCGGGGCGCGGTGGCCTCGTC containing:
- a CDS encoding alpha/beta hydrolase — encoded protein: MPTFLALLHVVGCLLLAAIFFAPFGVPPLVHLLKGILREYSLVLLLPALLTALVSVWVAQAGAWGWLRWASGLCALLVFFLAVWPAASAWRMAREAGVPLSLREYFRPLVGDRPQPSRTERYATVEGRDLHADLFLPEDEATAPRPAVLYLHGGGWRGGERRYARAWAGFLNARGYALIALDYRLFPPATGLKAPGDVQCGIRWVKDHAASLGIDPDRLVLFGESAGGHLATLVGYAAGHPRLPSSCAPGDTSVKALISFYAPSDLVSYASRFGETLEGFTGVPLEGNRELYELLSPLTHVGPGAPPTLLLHGEADSVVPLQASRVLAERLSQAGVPHGLHTLPYAEHGFDIWDGGFGRQLAQAWVGRFLDQHVPVRRHESR